The Kribbella shirazensis genomic interval GGCTGTCCGCTCGGGGGTCCGGGCAGCCACCAGGCTCACTCGTCCTATCGGGGCCCGCCCGGCAGGCGTTACAGCTTCCGGCAAAAAAGTCGGGAAAAACTTCTGCGAATACTCTGTGTGAGTAGATTGCTACATGTTGTCGATGATCCGATGACTTCCCGGACCGCTAATCTCATCCGCGTGTCGACACCTTCTGCCAGCCCCGCCACACCCGCCGCCCGTCAGAGCCTGACGATGGTCTGCGCGACGATGGCCGCCGCGATCCCGCTCCTCACCCTCGTCCTGTGGTTCGTCCTCGCCACCCATGGGCTCGGCGAGTTCCCGGCGAGCTGGCCGCCGCTGGTGGTGCTCGCCGCCGCGGTCGGCGCGTACTCGTTCTGCGAGCTCATCGGCTTCCGCACTCCCCCGCTCGAGTACTCCAACCGCCCCGCGGCCGAGATCCAGGCGGACTCGTGGCGCCGCTTCACCGCGTCGACGTTCACCCGCTTCGCAATCTGCGAGGCAGTGTTCATGATCTCCGTCGCGCTGGCGTTCGTCGCAGACAGCTTCTGGGTCGTGCTGATCGGCGCCGTACTCGCGCTTCCGCTGTTCTACCTGGAGGCCTGGCCGGGCGACCGCAACCAGCGACGGTTCGCCGCGGCGCTGGAGGCTCGTGGCGTCCCGTCGTACCTGACCGGACAGCTGCAGGACTGATCAGGACTGGCCGGCCAGCCAGACCGACGTCGCGTCGAACAACTCCTGCACCGCTTGGAACGCTCCAGGAAGAAGCAGTACGCCGCCAACGGTCAGCGCCGGCACGATCACCAGCCGCTCGAACCAGTTGCCGGTGCTGAAACGCAGCGGCTTCGGGAGGCGGAGCTCGTACCAGGTCTCGCCCCGGAGCGGGAGCGGCCAGAGCCACGGACAGCCCGACCGGGTGAGGCTGTCGCCCAGGCAGTGCACGAACATGCCCACGGCCACTGCCGCGCCGATCCAGCCGCCGATCTGACTCAGCCCGGCCTGTAGCGCGTCGGCGGCCGCCGTGCCGGGAAGTCCTGTCAGTGGTTCCGTGGCGCCGACGACGGACCAGCCGGCCGCAGCGAGTACAGCGAGGATGATCGAGTCGCCGAGCACGTCCGCGGCCAGGACGAGGCCCGTCACGGCGACGGCGAGCACCGCCCACTTCCCGCGGTCGCCGAGCCCGGCGGCGAGCATGCCCAGGAGAACCGCGGCGACAAGGGTGTGCGTCGCGTGCCGGTGCTTCCCGGTGCTGTCCTCGTCGCGCGGACCCTTCGTCAAGTTGTAGAGGACGCCGGAGAACGCACGGACCACTCCTGACACCAGACGTGTCACGGGTCCCAGCAACCGCGACGCGCTCGCGCCCGGGTGATCGAGGTCCGGCACCAACGCGTACCCGGCCGTGGCGGCCGCGAACGGCACCACCTCCGCCACGGAGGTCAGCCCGACCAGCGGCGCCGCCGCCAGCCCGGCACACCACCCCGACAACGCATGCGACCGCCCCATCATCCCGCGCCTCACTCCCTCCGGCCGAGCCCACATCCTCTCCCATGAACCCCACCCGTCACACCAGCCACGCGGAGCCGGCCCGCTTTGCATAATCATGCAGGAGGGTGCATACTTTTCCTGTGTCCAAGGTGCTTACTTCTTTGCCGGTCGGTGAACGGGTCGGGATTGCCTTTTCGGGTGGTCTCGACACGTCGGTTGCGGTTGCGTGGATGCGGGACAAGGGTGCGGTCCCGTGCACGTACACCGCTGATCTCGGGCAGTACGACGAGCCCGACATCGCGTCGGTCCCCGGTCGAGCCACGGCGTACGGCGCGGAGATCACCCGCCTGGTGGACTGCCGCGCGGCGCTGGTCGAGGAAGGGCTCGCGGCACTCGCCTGCGGCGCGTTCCACATCCGGTCGGGCGGGCGGACGTACTTCAACACCACCCCGATCGGGCGCGCGGTGACCGGCACCCTGCTGGTCCGGGCGATGCTCGACGACGACGTCCAGATCTGGGGCGACGGGTCGACGTTCAAGGGCAACGACATCGAGCGGTTCTACCGCTACGGCCTGCTGGCGAACCCGCAGCTCCGGATCTACAAGCCGTGGCTGGACGCGCAGTTCGTGCACGAGCTCGGCGGCCGCAAGGAGATGTCCGAGTGGCTGGTCGCGCACGGCCTGCCGTACCGGGACAGCACCGAGAAGGCGTACTCCACCGACGCGAACATCTGGGGCGCCACCCACGAGGCGAAGACGCTCGAGCACCTCGACACCGGGGTGGAGACCGTCGACCCGATCATGGGCGTCGCACACTGGGACCCCGCGGTCGACATCCAGCCTGAAGATGTCACGATCGGGTTCGAGCAGGGCCGGCCGGTGACGATCAACGGCAAGGAGTTCGGTACGGCGGTCGACCTGGTGCTGGAGGCGAACGCGATCGGCGGCCGGCACGGGCTCGGCATGTCGGACCAGATCGAGAACCGGGTCATCGAGGCGAAGTCGCGGGGCATCTACGAGGCGCCCGGCATGGCGCTGCTGCACGCGGCGTACGAGCGGCTGGTGAACGCGATCCACAACGAGGACACGATCGCGAGCTACCACAACGAAGGCCGCAAGCTCGGTCGGCTGATGTACGAAGGCCGTTGGCTCGACCCACAGTCGCTGATGCTCCGGGAGTCGCTGCAGCGGTGGGTCGGTACGGCGGTCACCGGTGCGGTCACGCTCCGGCTCCGGCGCGGCGAGGACTACTCGATCCTCGACACCTCGGGCCCGGCGCTCAGCTACCACCCGGACAAGCTGTCGATGGAGCGGATCGAGGACTCGGCCTTCGGCCCGGTCGACCGGATCGGCCAGCTCACCATGCGGAACCTCGACATCGCCGACTCGCGCGCGAAGCTGGAGCAGTACGCCGGCCTGGGCATGTTCGGCTCGTCCAACGCCGCTCTCGCCTCGTCCACCGACCTCATCGGCGAACTCCCCACCGGCGGCGCCGAGGCGATCGCGTCCCGCGGCGAAGCCACCGAGGAAGACGAACTCCTCGACCGCGCCGCGATGGAATCCGGCACCGACTGACGGATCTGCACGCACGCAGAACCCCCTGAAAACCGCTCTTTTAGGCGGTTTTCAGGGGGTTCTGTCTGCGTGGCCGTCCCCTCAGGCGTCGAAGTCGAGGGTGACCGTCGGGGTGGTCGGGTGGGACTGGCAGGTGAGGACGTAGCCGGCGCGGATCTCGTCCGGTTCCAGGGCCCAGTTGGTGTCCATGCGGACGCTGCCCTCGAGGACCTTGGCGCGGCAGGTCCCGCAGACGCCGCCCTTGCAGGCGAACGGGGCGTCGGAGCGTACGGCGAGGGTCGCGTCGAGGACCGCCTTCGAGTGCTCGCCGAGTGGGAACGTCGAGCGGCGGCCGTCGAGGATGACGGTCACCTGAGCGGCATCCTCATCGGCGACGGACTCCTCGACCGGTGCCTTGGGAGCCTCGTCGCCGACGTGGAACAGCTCCGCGTGGACGTGTTCGCGCGGCACTCCCTCACCCAGCAGGAGTTCCTGCGCGCCGACCACCATCGCGTACGGGCCGCACAGGAACCACTCGTCGACGGAGTCCAGCG includes:
- a CDS encoding metal-dependent hydrolase encodes the protein MMGRSHALSGWCAGLAAAPLVGLTSVAEVVPFAAATAGYALVPDLDHPGASASRLLGPVTRLVSGVVRAFSGVLYNLTKGPRDEDSTGKHRHATHTLVAAVLLGMLAAGLGDRGKWAVLAVAVTGLVLAADVLGDSIILAVLAAAGWSVVGATEPLTGLPGTAAADALQAGLSQIGGWIGAAVAVGMFVHCLGDSLTRSGCPWLWPLPLRGETWYELRLPKPLRFSTGNWFERLVIVPALTVGGVLLLPGAFQAVQELFDATSVWLAGQS
- the argG gene encoding argininosuccinate synthase, giving the protein MSKVLTSLPVGERVGIAFSGGLDTSVAVAWMRDKGAVPCTYTADLGQYDEPDIASVPGRATAYGAEITRLVDCRAALVEEGLAALACGAFHIRSGGRTYFNTTPIGRAVTGTLLVRAMLDDDVQIWGDGSTFKGNDIERFYRYGLLANPQLRIYKPWLDAQFVHELGGRKEMSEWLVAHGLPYRDSTEKAYSTDANIWGATHEAKTLEHLDTGVETVDPIMGVAHWDPAVDIQPEDVTIGFEQGRPVTINGKEFGTAVDLVLEANAIGGRHGLGMSDQIENRVIEAKSRGIYEAPGMALLHAAYERLVNAIHNEDTIASYHNEGRKLGRLMYEGRWLDPQSLMLRESLQRWVGTAVTGAVTLRLRRGEDYSILDTSGPALSYHPDKLSMERIEDSAFGPVDRIGQLTMRNLDIADSRAKLEQYAGLGMFGSSNAALASSTDLIGELPTGGAEAIASRGEATEEDELLDRAAMESGTD